The following are from one region of the Hydrogenophaga sp. BPS33 genome:
- a CDS encoding amino acid ABC transporter permease, which produces MNLNLDFSFYNWDLITNFVLKGLYFSAMLTIVATIGGILFGTILALMRLSGKNWLETPATIYVNGMRSIPLVMVILWFFLLVPLLIGRPIGAEASAVITFIAFEAAYFSEIMRAGIQSIPRGQVFAGQALGMSYGQNMKLVVLPQAFRNMLPVLLTQTIILFQDTSLVYAIGAYDMLKGFEVAGKNFGRPIEAYLAAAVIYFIMCYALSWLVKRLHKKIAIIR; this is translated from the coding sequence ATGAACTTGAACCTCGACTTTTCCTTCTATAACTGGGACCTCATCACCAACTTCGTGTTGAAGGGCCTGTATTTCAGCGCGATGTTGACCATCGTCGCCACCATTGGCGGCATCCTCTTCGGCACCATCCTGGCGCTGATGCGCCTGTCGGGCAAGAACTGGCTGGAAACACCGGCCACCATCTACGTCAACGGCATGCGCAGCATTCCGCTGGTGATGGTGATCCTGTGGTTCTTCCTGCTGGTGCCGCTGCTGATCGGGCGGCCCATCGGTGCCGAGGCGTCGGCGGTGATCACCTTCATCGCCTTCGAGGCGGCCTACTTCAGCGAGATCATGCGCGCGGGCATCCAGTCGATCCCGCGTGGCCAGGTGTTCGCCGGGCAGGCGCTGGGCATGAGCTATGGCCAGAACATGAAGCTGGTGGTGTTGCCGCAGGCATTTCGCAACATGCTGCCGGTGCTGCTCACGCAGACCATCATCCTGTTTCAGGACACCTCGCTGGTGTATGCCATCGGCGCCTACGACATGCTCAAGGGCTTCGAGGTGGCGGGCAAGAACTTCGGCCGCCCGATCGAGGCCTATCTCGCCGCTGCGGTCATCTACTTCATCATGTGTTATGCGCTGTCCTGGCTGGTCAAGCGCCTGCACAAGAAGATTGCCATCATCCGTTGA
- a CDS encoding amino acid ABC transporter permease, whose protein sequence is MAWDWQVFCEDTIERQPVASCFGKGGDITYLDWMLSAWGWTVSVSLLALLLALVLGIVIGTLRTLPDRPMVVRLGNAWVELFRNIPLLVQIFLWYHVVPAIFPAMRDVPGFVLVVFALGFFTSARIAEQVRSGIQALPRGQRYAGMAMGFTTFQYYRYVLLPMAFRIIIPPLTSETMNIFKNSSVAFAVSVSELTMFAMQAQEETSRGVEVYLAVTGLYIISAFAINRIMAFIEKRARIPGFIVAGGTGGH, encoded by the coding sequence ATGGCCTGGGATTGGCAGGTGTTCTGCGAGGACACCATTGAGAGGCAGCCGGTGGCGAGCTGCTTTGGCAAAGGCGGAGACATCACCTACCTGGACTGGATGCTCTCCGCGTGGGGCTGGACCGTGTCCGTCTCGCTGCTGGCCTTGCTGTTGGCCCTGGTGCTCGGAATCGTGATCGGCACACTGCGCACGCTGCCCGACCGACCCATGGTGGTGCGCCTGGGCAATGCCTGGGTGGAACTGTTCCGCAACATTCCCCTGCTGGTGCAGATCTTCCTCTGGTACCACGTGGTGCCTGCGATCTTCCCGGCCATGCGGGACGTGCCTGGCTTCGTGCTGGTGGTCTTCGCCCTGGGATTCTTCACCTCGGCGCGCATCGCCGAGCAAGTGCGCTCAGGTATCCAGGCGCTGCCGCGCGGGCAACGCTATGCCGGCATGGCGATGGGCTTCACCACCTTCCAGTACTACCGCTACGTGCTGCTGCCGATGGCGTTTCGCATCATCATCCCGCCGCTGACCAGCGAGACCATGAACATCTTCAAGAACTCCTCGGTGGCGTTCGCGGTGTCGGTGTCCGAACTCACCATGTTCGCGATGCAGGCGCAGGAAGAAACCTCGCGCGGCGTGGAGGTGTACCTGGCCGTGACCGGCTTGTACATCATCTCGGCCTTCGCCATCAACCGCATCATGGCCTTCATCGAGAAGCGTGCGCGCATACCGGGCTTCATCGTGGCCGGCGGAACGGGAGGCCATTGA
- a CDS encoding amino acid ABC transporter ATP-binding protein yields MIELKNVSKWYGPVQVLTDCSTNIQKGEVVVVCGPSGSGKSTLIKTINALEPFQKGEITVDGVAVHDPKTNLPKLRSRVGMVFQHFELFPHLSVTENLTIAQIKVLGRNTDEAKKRGLKMLERVGLIAHKDKFPGQLSGGQQQRVAIARALSMDPIVMLFDEPTSALDPEMVGEVLDVMIGLAHEGMTMMCVTHEMGFARKVGNRVIFMDVGGKILEDCSKDEFFGNPEARQPRTKDFLNKILAH; encoded by the coding sequence ATGATTGAACTCAAGAATGTCTCCAAGTGGTACGGCCCCGTGCAGGTGCTGACCGATTGCTCCACCAACATCCAGAAGGGTGAAGTGGTCGTGGTGTGCGGCCCGTCAGGCTCGGGCAAGTCCACCCTCATCAAGACCATCAACGCGCTCGAACCTTTCCAGAAGGGCGAGATCACGGTGGACGGCGTGGCGGTGCACGACCCCAAGACCAACCTGCCCAAGCTGCGCAGCCGCGTGGGCATGGTGTTCCAGCACTTCGAGCTGTTCCCGCACCTCTCGGTGACGGAAAACCTCACGATCGCGCAGATCAAGGTGCTGGGGCGCAATACCGACGAAGCCAAGAAGCGCGGCCTGAAGATGTTGGAGCGCGTGGGCCTGATCGCCCACAAGGACAAGTTCCCGGGCCAGCTCTCGGGCGGTCAGCAGCAGCGCGTGGCGATTGCGCGCGCCTTGTCGATGGACCCGATCGTGATGCTGTTTGACGAACCCACCTCGGCGCTGGACCCGGAAATGGTGGGCGAAGTGCTGGACGTGATGATTGGCCTGGCCCATGAAGGCATGACCATGATGTGCGTGACGCACGAAATGGGCTTCGCTCGCAAGGTCGGCAACCGCGTGATCTTCATGGACGTGGGCGGCAAGATCCTGGAAGACTGCTCCAAGGACGAGTTCTTCGGCAACCCCGAAGCGCGTCAGCCGCGCACCAAGGATTTCCTGAACAAGATCCTGGCGCATTGA